The proteins below are encoded in one region of Kazachstania africana CBS 2517 chromosome 6, complete genome:
- the NDT80 gene encoding transcription factor NDT80 (similar to Saccharomyces cerevisiae NDT80 (YHR124W); ancestral locus Anc_2.135), translating into MELHKNNNDLDSLAEIDFENDPIIHTRINEDGTTSNYFDKRKLKIAPRSTLQFKVGPPFEMVGNYHSVIDFKSGEEIQLQIIPRIDRGFDHIEDEWVGYKRNYFTLVSTFDSIGYNLEDFLDTSFNLQLGNDVNSRAVNIKYFAIKIKARSDDELTEINLVQHTAKRDKGPQFTPALCPLIPSPLPKHQIIREASNVRNTTKMKKYDSTFYFHRDENGNNFDPDSILNSYPNDCIQKVARYERVQFASSISVKKPSQQNKHFRLHVILGAVVATQDLKASEIKDQCEELPLSMGQRESFVPLQEMKTPPLIIRGRSPSNYTSSQRLTLRTNSVTPCDDSNIASCVSSSPIKVDSSPRRPKLGRPAKRKSRVLASSLPRVLKDITEQENNMSKHLEGIETLEQIENIILSQAPLFTSQLDENENEAIKNESNELKEADYPRETKNKHKSVDLKDIELKPSYVINAENIFVVGSLALNRPGYDIPLEQQHKKRKIATSSGAKLDFIESHNEDLSLTELSILQNASHNFYTFEHSNILEEISGQNIVDGMSYSYLNDNFETKLRDKLFTHSNNWSEFEALPSEIVSSGRIFEDDNYLLH; encoded by the coding sequence ATGGAACTTCACAAAAATAACAACGATCTGGATAGTCTGGCAGAGatagattttgaaaacgaTCCTATAATTCACACCAGAATCAACGAAGATGGAACCACGTCGAATTATTTtgacaaaagaaaattgaaaattgcaCCAAGATCCACTTTGCAATTTAAAGTTGGTCCCCCGTTTGAAATGGTTGGGAACTATCATTCTGTTATCGATTTTAAAAGTGGTGAAGAAATTCAGCTTCAAATTATTCCAAGAATTGATAGGGGTTTTGATCATATTGAAGACGAATGGGTCGGTTACAAACGCAACTATTTCACTTTAGTTTCTACTTTTGACTCTATTGGATATAATTTGGAAGATTTTTTGGATacatcattcaatttacAACTAGGTAATGATGTCAATTCGAGAGCCGtgaatatcaaatatttcgcgattaaaataaaagcaagaagtgatgatgaattgacTGAAATCAATCTGGTGCAGCATACTGCTAAGAGAGATAAAGGCCCACAATTCACGCCAGCATTATGTCCTTTGATTCCTTCTCCTTTACCCAAACATCAGATTATAAGAGAGGCTTCAAATGTCAGAAACACCActaaaatgaagaaatatgACTCcacattttattttcatagggatgaaaatggaaataattttgatccAGATTCAATACTAAATAGTTACCCAAATGATTGTATACAAAAAGTTGCACGTTATGAACGAGTTCAGTTTGCATCATCCATTAGTGTTAAAAAGCCAAGTCAGCAAAATAAGCACTTTCGTTTGCACGTAATACTGGGGGCCGTAGTTGCTACGCAAGATTTGAAGGCATCAGAAATTAAGGATCAATGTGAAGAGTTGCCATTATCTATGGGGCAGAGAGAATCGTTCGTTCCTCTACAAGAGATGAAAACGCCTCCTTTGATTATTAGAGGAAGATCTCCATCAAATTATACATCTTCTCAAAGATTAACATTAAGAACAAATTCTGTAACACCATGTGATGATAGTAACATTGCTTCTTGTGTTTCTAGTTCGCCCATTAAAGTTGATTCATCACCGAGACGTCCCAAGCTAGGGAGGCCCGCTAAACGTAAGTCTAGGGTCTTGGCATCATCATTACCAAGAGTTTTAAAAGATATCACcgaacaagaaaataatatgtCAAAGCATCTGGAGGGTATTGAAACCTTAGAGCAAATCGAAAATATAATTCTATCGCAGGCACCATTGTTTACCAGTCAGCTAGATGAAAACGAAAATGAAGCCATCAAAAATGAATCTAACGAGCTAAAAGAAGCTGATTACCCTagagaaacaaaaaataaacataAGTCAGtagatttgaaagatattgaaCTCAAACCCTCTTACGTGATAAATGCTGAAAATATCTTCGTCGTAGGTTCTTTGGCTTTAAATAGACCTGGTTACGATATTCCGTTGGAGCAGCAACataaaaaaaggaaaatagCCACATCTTCAGGAGCAAAACTAGATTTTATAGAATCGCACAATGAGGATTTATCGTTGACTGAGTTGTCTATTCTTCAAAACGCATCGCATAATTTCTATACTTTTGAGCACAGTAATATTCTGGAAGAAATATCTGGGCAAAACATTGTTGACGGTATGAGTTATTCCtatttgaatgataattttgaaactaaGTTACGAGATAAATTATTCACTCATTCCAACAACTGGTCAGAGTTCGAAGCTTTGCCATCTGAAATAGTAAGCTCTGGTCgcatttttgaagatgacaaCTATCTTCTgcattaa
- the EPT1 gene encoding bifunctional diacylglycerol cholinephosphotransferase/ethanolaminephosphotransferase (similar to Saccharomyces cerevisiae EPT1 (YHR123W) and CPT1 (YNL130C); ancestral locus Anc_2.138) — MGFFLPEGSVDNLKYYKYQSEDRSVISKYFLKPYWSRFADIFPKWMAPNLITLSGLGFIIFNLLIALKLDPTLTKETPRWTYFSYALGLFMYQTFDGCDGVHARRIGQSGPLGELFDHSIDSINTTLTLFIFGSVISSGYTFKLLISQFALLCNFYFSTWEEYHTHVLFLSEVSGPVEGILGVCFAFIITGVFGPELVWHTKVFEFPYKEGFITLDISDVVICLCIVGLLFNVLSARRNVIDHYKQNKIVLTANSQIKEAYKGVVPFFCYFLSVFIVSFINPAFISFPFVLSVGLSIAFVVGRIIVNHLTLQPFPMYNAPLFIPTIQLIVHKLTVVCFDFDATETTKSLVWLGFGLTFGLHAFFMNEIIYEFTTYLDVYALSIKRPKFV; from the exons ATGggtttttttcttccagaAGGATCAGTcgataatttgaaatattacaa GTATCAAAGTGAGGATCGATCAGTGATATCCAAGTACTTTTTGAAGCCATATTGGAGCAGGTTTGCTGATATTTTCCCAAAATGGATGGCACCAAATCTTATTACACTCTCTGGTCTGggtttcatcatcttcaaccTCCTGATTGCGTTGAAGCTTGATCCAACCTTGACTAAAGAAACCCCTCGCTGGACCTATTTTTCATATGCACTTGGTTTATTCATGTATCAAACATTTGACGGGTGTGACGGTGTCCATGCCAGGAGAATAGGTCAATCAGGCCCATTGGGAGAATTATTCGATCATAGCATTGATTCGATTAACACCACATTAACCCTTTTTATCTTTGGCTCGGTCATATCAAGTGGTTATACCTTCAAACTATTGATCAGTCAATTTGCCCTACTCTGTAACTTCTACTTTAGTACATGGGAAGAATATCATACTCATGTCTTATTTTTAAGTGAAGTTTCAGGACCTGTCGAAGGTATTCTTGGTGTTTGTTTTGCATTCATTATTACCGGTGTCTTTGGTCCAGAGCTTGTTTGGCACACAAAAGTCTTCGAGTTTCCTTATAAGGAAGGATTTATCACACTCGATATCTCTGATGTTGTGATTTGTCTGTGTATAGTGGGGCTTCTCTTCAACGTACTATCCGCTAGAAGAAATGTAATTGATCATTATAAGCAAAACAAAATCGTTTTAACCGCGAATTCTCAAATTAAAGAAGCTTATAAGGGTGTCGTTCCATTTTTCTGTTATTTTCTCTCAGTTTTCATTGTATCATTTATCAATCCAGCATTTATTTCCTTCCCCTTTGTCCTTTCTGTTGGTCTCTCTATAGCGTTTGTTGTTGGACGTATAATTGTCAATCATTTAACTTTACAGCCATTCCCAATGTATAATGCTCCTCTATTCATTCCAACCATACAATTAATAGTTCATAAACTAACAGTGGTCTGTTTCGACTTCGATGCAACAGAAACCACGAAATCGTTGGTCTGGTTGGGCTTCGGGTTGACTTTTGGCCTCCATGCTTTCTTTATGAATGAAATCATTTACGAATTCACAACGTATTTAGACGTCTACGCATTATCAATCAAACGCCCCAAATTTGTTTGA
- the CIA2 gene encoding iron-sulfur cluster assembly protein CIA2 (similar to Saccharomyces cerevisiae YHR122W; ancestral locus Anc_2.139), protein MSEYINDSPDVLDDDQLPSRQGDGSEELLAGFASKETLHRKKLLLRIDHSVKSQLLQNIEQLDKLLSLNSPPELVSDESTEESSDEAASEGYEEDDEEVDPVDTQEIYDLTAHIQDPEHPLSLGQLSIVNLDDIQVRDDGNPKNMAEIVIRITPTITHCSLATLIGLGIRVRLERALPPRFRITILLKEGTHNSENQVNKQLNDKERVAAACENEQLLSVVSKMLSTCK, encoded by the coding sequence ATGTCAGAATATATTAACGATAGTCCAGATGTCCTAGATGACGACCAACTTCCTTCAAGACAAGGAGATGGAAGTGAGGAACTATTAGCAGGCTTTGCAAGTAAGGAAACTTTACATAGAAAGAAGCTGTTATTAAGGATTGATCACTCTGTTAAATCTCAacttttacaaaatattgaacAACTAGATAAGCTGCTGTCATTGAACTCCCCACCGGAGTTGGTTTCGGATGAATCTACAGAAGAATCTAGTGATGAAGCAGCTAGTGAAGGATATGAAGAGGATGATGAGGAGGTGGATCCAGTTGATACACAGGAAATCTACGATTTAACCGCACATATTCAGGATCCCGAGCATCCTTTAAGTTTGGGACAGTTGTCTATTGTTAATCTGGATGATATTCAGGTCCGCGATGATGGGAATCCCAAGAATATGGCTGAAATTGTCATAAGAATCACACCAACTATTACACATTGTTCTCTTGCCACTCTGATCGGTCTTGGAATAAGAGTCAGACTTGAAAGGGCTTTACCTCCCAGATTCAGAATAACCATTCTTTTAAAGGAAGGTACACACAATAGTGAAAACCAAGTGAATAAACAACTTAACGACAAAGAAAGAGTAGCTGCAGCCTGTGAAAATGAGCAACTGTTGAGCGTTGTCTCGAAAATGCTGTCCACCTGTAAATGA
- the MSH1 gene encoding mismatch repair ATPase MSH1 (similar to Saccharomyces cerevisiae MSH1 (YHR120W); ancestral locus Anc_2.147) yields MILYRTVQKSIPSFLIRLNHVAACSTTSPEVTTLKLSLNDMQKVQSLKIETDVLPIGTIEKDASELQDKTLALPPSLRQVRKLMDTYQDNVVLTQMGSFYELYFEHATKYAPKLNISLTSKTYNHGKVPFAGFPIQQLNRHLKVLVNHFGYSVTIADQFKNEQVPDNDPSKFLRRVTRIVTPGTFIDEAFENFKENSYLLTIDFPENCINKLADSNLKVGLCWCDLSTGELFVQQVYLKDLVSAITRIQPKEILLDASLIPHSIESGNWYPELVELKKYFIKFQTMPSQYRTMDSFYKLFASGREDPAKAQLKYKLQSFTQKEVAALRNTLTYVDDHLPNFSINFQLPERQLTTSIMQIDSRTNAALELHSTVMNNSKKGSLLSNIRRTVTPVGTRLLNQWLSAPSLNLAEIKNRQKMVLFFKKNTEVTRLLVLQLKKIHDLSRILQKFSFGRGDALELVQISQSLKAALAISDLLESTLKECQKSVKPLFLNLKEKLSFDRALVDDVLASLNEDLVLMNEMETLELITDMNIGNGLLDEAASTYSSTKVAAGYIVNPSYHASLQKCHQEYENLLLQKEKLERHFQDLFIDKFGAKKVSLKQRQNNEYAIHVVGSSISLTKINDFIKEGKYIKDQSLRIIQQSSQTRWLSSKEWTELSYQLELAQLHIKKEEVDIINSFKDKFVQKSSEIRDINATLGYLDTISSFAILATEKDLVCPKVDNSTILKIDGGRHLMVEESLSMKSLEKFVDNDCELKGGNLWVITGPNMGGKSTFLRQNAIIVILAQIGCFVPCSSAHIGLVDKIFSRIGSADDLYNEMSTFMVEMIETSFILHGATNRSLAILDEIGRGTSGKEGVSIAFATLKYLIEHNQCKSLFATHFGEELNNIIKAKNEKQLHDKVAFYQSGIFEIDDTKFSYNYKLRPGISAKSDATKVAQLAGFPEEVLKEAESILAA; encoded by the coding sequence atgatattatatCGAACAGTGCAGAAATCAATACCAAGCTTTTTGATCCGTTTGAATCACGTAGCTGCATGTTCAACTACTTCGCCAGAAGTCACAACATTGAAGCTTTCCCTAAACGACATGCAGAAAGTGCAGTCATTGAAGATTGAGACTGACGTACTCCCGATAGgcaccattgaaaaagatgcaAGTGAATTGCAGGATAAGACTTTGGCATTACCTCCATCATTAAGACAAGTAAGAAAGCTTATGGACACTTATCAAGACAATGTTGTTTTGACACAGATGGGTTCTTTCTATGAATTGTACTTTGAGCATGCGACAAAATATGCcccaaaattgaatatatcGCTAACTAGTAAAACTTATAACCATGGAAAGGTTCCCTTCGCAGGGTTCCCAATTCAGCAACTTAACCGACACTTGAAGGTTTTGGTTAACCACTTTGGATATAGTGTGACCATTGCAGatcaatttaaaaatgagCAGGTTCCGGACAATGATCCAAGCAAATTTTTAAGAAGGGTTACAAGAATTGTAACACCAGGTACATTTATAGATGAAGCGttcgaaaattttaaagagAATTCCTACTTACTGACAATAGATTTTCCAGAAAACTGTATAAATAAATTAGCAGActcaaatttgaaagttggATTATGCTGGTGTGACCTCTCAACAGGTGAGTTATTTGTTCAACAAGTATATTTGAAGGACTTGGTATCAGCTATAACTAGAATACAACCTAAAGAGATACTGCTAGATGCTAGCTTGATCCCCCATTCTATTGAATCAGGTAACTGGTATCCCGAGCTCgttgaattaaaaaaatatttcattaaattccaGACTATGCCGTCACAATATAGGACTATGGACTCATTCTACAAATTATTTGCCTCTGGGCGAGAAGATCCTGCCAAGGCACAATTAAAGTATAAACTTCAATCGTTTACTCAAAAAGAAGTTGCAGCCTTGAGGAATACATTGACTTACGTTGACGATCACTTGCCTAACttctcaataaatttcCAGCTGCCTGAAAGACAACTCACCACTTCAATTATGCAAATTGATTCACGGACTAACGCAGCACTGGAACTGCACTCCACAGTAATGAATAACAGTAAAAAGGGCTCCCTTCTTTCCAATATAAGGAGGACAGTTACGCCTGTTGGAACGAGATTATTGAACCAGTGGCTTTCTGCTCCATCCCTTAATTTGGCTGAGATAAAAAATCGCCAGAAAATGGtgctttttttcaagaaaaatacaGAAGTTACTAGGTTATTGGTACTACAActtaaaaaaattcatgATCTATCAAGgatattacaaaaatttaGTTTTGGTAGAGGTGATGCCTTGGAGCTAGTTCAGATTTCTCAATCTCTGAAGGCAGCCTTAGCAATCAGTGATTTATTAGAATCGACACTGAAAGAATGTCAGAAATCAGTAAAACCTTTATTTCTAAATCTTAAAGAAAAGCTAAGTTTTGATCGAGCGTTGGTCGATGATGTGCTGGCTTCTTTAAATGAGGACCTGGTTTTGATGAATGAAATGGAGACTTTGGAACTTATCACAGATATGAATATTGGAAATGGCCTATTGGATGAAGCCGCCTCTACTTATTCTTCTACTAAAGTCGCTGCTGGCTATATTGTCAATCCTTCGTATCATGCatctttacaaaaatgTCACCAAGAGTACGAAAATTTGCTATTGCAAAAGGAAAAGCTGGAGCGTCACTTTCAAGATCTTTTTATAGATAAGTTTGGTGCTAAAAAAGTAAGTTTAAAGCAAAGACAAAACAATGAATATGCTATTCACGTAGTAGGTTCTAGTATAAGCTTAACCAAAATaaatgatttcatcaaagaGGGGAAATATATTAAAGATCAGTCTCTCAGGATCATCCAGCAATCATCACAGACCAGATGGTTATCGAGTAAAGAATGGACAGAACTATCATATCAATTAGAACTGGCACAGTTACATATTAAAAAGGAGGAGGTAGATATCattaattcttttaaagACAAATTTGTTCAAAAGAGTAGTGAAATTAGAGATATTAATGCTACTTTAGGATACCTTGAtacaatttcttccttcGCAATATTGGCGACTGAGAAAGATTTGGTGTGTCCAAAAGTTGATAATAGCacaatattgaaaattgatggAGGTCGTCACCTTATGGTTGAAGAAAGTTTATCCATGAAATCTCTTGAGAAATTTGTCGACAATGACTGTGAATTGAAAGGTGGCAATCTTTGGGTAATAACTGGTCCAAATATGGGTGGTAAGTCCACATTTCTCAGACAAAATGCCATTATTGTAATTTTAGCACAAATTGGTTGTTTTGTTCCTTGTAGTAGTGCCCATATCGGTTTGGTGGACAAGATCTTTAGTAGAATTGGCTCCGCGGATGATCTTTATAATGAAATGAGTACCTTCATGGTAGAAATGATAGAAACGTCATTCATTTTGCATGGTGCCACGAATAGATCGTTAGCAATTCTCGATGAGATTGGGCGCGGTACAAGCGGTAAAGAAGGTGTTAGTATTGCGTTTGCGAcgttgaaatatttgatagaaCATAACCAATGTAAGTCTCTCTTCGCAACTCATTTTGGTGAAGAactaaataatataattaAGGcgaaaaatgaaaaacaaTTACATGATAAAGTCGCCTTTTATCAGAGTGGTATTTTTGAGATTGACGATACCAAGTTTTCCTACAATTACAAATTAAGGCCCGGAATCAGTGCAAAGTCTGACGCTACCAAGGTTGCACAATTAGCTGGATTTCCTGAAGAGGTTTTGAAAGAGGCAGAAAGTATCTTAGCTGCATGA
- the SET1 gene encoding histone methyltransferase SET1 (similar to Saccharomyces cerevisiae SET1 (YHR119W); ancestral locus Anc_2.148), producing MSGYYRRPYGASSGAPPPPHRYSGSNPYRGHPSQNNKASNHPESRYQSANNRHTSRYANNGNPVNNSTYAQGYHSERRYASGSSASHHDVPTYHSRSDRGVYQRHHSSQRSDSNSSTGSKSRYSNADAAMISGRPKPVTKYSDEIFTSKYHYVDLVTRSLLHKKEMKSWNHANEFPKNGFVIIQEQYAGQLRSKLKERLPNELAIDPRNKSLPCKGTQYRKLRLKVNSLPRISYDKYSVGPPPPCEIVVYPAPNSVNLNIMNLQDISIKNYFKKYGEISHFESFDDPNNALPLHLYLIKYTSLSSNINVASKSAYDAFKSHDNGKNCFILGSSFNISLNKNNEVEKIKQKIVDENLSKVNKLKQQEKITNNRVEKDKDEKISLNNEGVDEQFLKFNNPQDRKIPQDLLRLINNRPCLFVSKVFTSLHGFRVEDFRYKLRNYSYARFVDHISGIYIVFNDIEEAKRCIHNESSKLTLISRSRRIPIVIKFVFIYSPMSRKISRFGDATRIDRKSSNANGNSTFAKQTPIIYQNKADLIEAAAKYIIKDLEKALHTDIRKRIVGPTIFDTLNSSNFPELLEKKKVRDVEKQKAEEERRATERSKKADEITNRDLDIFKLYGGYLKKSKPKRKLKKYSDNDDDIDEREDSYDLLRESKRKKKKLGLEPMAHLLNEDSTSKEQSPATDSIVSPSRGSEEEEESDVMSSEEEEEEEDFMGDEHEDKKIKMESELTTPEFVNEEANEKLQVETYERIAEASLINEKYRPSCSILPEPIYKEPSEPDFYGIADLQEYVKDDEDMLILQKLCNMTHDTKTIGPSIKTEAGTKPESDFKPATHSNGLLEYRIWKLREKQTNVRQTKEWQFKLNEGVSFDAGLLLNNNLSFKAEGFKKVPDNLKVSYLPHRRRIHQPLNTVHHHDEATDERSSTPSNNNTKVEESLQSESSENVSVVQEISSSRDNRAINRRFQQDIEAQKAAIGSESELLSLNQLNKRKKPVTFARSAIHNWGLYALEPIAAKEMIIEYVGERIRQPVAEMREKRYLKNGIGSSYLFRVDENNVIDATKKGGIARFINHCCDPSCTAKIIKVGGKRRIVIYALRDIAKNEELTYDYKFEREQDDEERLPCLCGAPNCKGFLN from the coding sequence ATGTCAGGTTACTATAGGCGGCCCTATGGGGCTTCTTCGGGAGCACCTCCGCCTCCTCATCGCTACAGTGGTTCAAATCCGTACCGTGGCCATCCTTCACAGAATAATAAAGCTTCTAACCATCCTGAAAGCAGATATCAATCTGCAAATAATCGTCACACTTCAAGGTATGCTAATAATGGCAATCCTGTAAATAATTCTACATATGCACAAGGCTATCACAGCGAGAGAAGATATGCTTCCGGTTCTTCAGCTTCTCATCATGATGTGCCCACTTATCATTCTCGTTCTGATAGAGGTGTTTATCAACGTCATCATTCATCCCAGAGGAGTGATTCCAATAGTAGCACTGGTAGCAAATCTAGGTATTCAAATGCCGATGCTGCTATGATTTCGGGACGTCCAAAACCTGTAACAAAGTACTCAGATGAAATATTCAcatcaaaatatcattatgTGGACTTAGTTACGCGATCATTACTTCATAAGAAGGAAATGAAGTCTTGGAATCATGCTAATGAATTTCCCAAGAATGGATTCGTGATCATCCAAGAACAATATGCAGGTCAACTTCGatcaaaattgaaggaaaGATTGCCCAACGAACTTGCTATCGATCCTCGAAATAAATCTTTACCGTGTAAAGGAACTCAATATAGAAAGTTGAGGCTAAAAGTCAACTCATTACCGAGAATTTCATATGACAAATATTCTGTCGGACCCCCACCTCCATGTGAGATTGTGGTTTATCCAGCTCCAAATAGCGTTAATCTTAATATAATGAATCTCCAGGATatttcaatcaaaaattattttaaaaaatatggtGAAATTTCACATTTCGAATCATTCGATGACCCCAACAATGCATTACCCTTACATTTATATCTAATCAAGTATACGAGtttatcatcaaatattaatGTGGCATCTAAGAGTGCATATGATGCATTTAAATCTCATGATAATGgcaaaaattgtttcatCCTAGGATCCAGTTTTAATATATcattaaacaaaaataatgaagttgaaaagattaaacAAAAGATTGTCGACGAAAATCTATCAAAGgtaaataaattgaagcaacaagaaaaaataacCAATAACAGAGTTGAAAAGGATAAAGATGAGAAGATAtctttaaataatgaaggcGTCgatgaacaatttttgaaatttaataatCCTCAGGATAGGAAAATACCACAAGATTTACTCAGACTAATTAACAATAGACCCTGTCTATTTGTTTCCAAGGTGTTTACTTCATTACATGGGTTTCGCGTGGAAGATTTCAGGTATAAATTAAGAAATTATAGCTACGCCCGCTTCGTCGATCACATTTCTGGTATTTATATTGTCTTTAACGATATTGAAGAGGCAAAAAGATGTATTCATAATGAATCATCTAAACTCACTCTAATTTCTCGTAGTAGAAGGATACCTATTGTGATTAAATTCGTCTTCATTTACTCACCAATGAGTAGGAAAATTTCTCGTTTCGGTGATGCCACTAGGATTGACAGAAAATCGTCTAATGCAAACGGCAATTCTACTTTTGCAAAACAAACACCAATTATCTATCAGAATAAAGCTGATCTGATTGAGGCTGCTGCCAAATATATCATAAAAGACTTGGAAAAGGCTTTGCACACAGATATACGAAAACGTATAGTCGGTCCTACTATTTTTGATACACTAAATTCATCAAACTTCCCtgaattattggaaaagaagaaagttaGAGATGtagaaaaacaaaaggctgaagaagaaagaagagcAACCGAAAGAAGTAAAAAGGCAGATGAAATAACTAATAGGGACTTGGATATCTTTAAGCTATATGGCGGTTACTTGAAAAAGTCTAAgccaaagagaaaattgaaaaaatattccgataatgatgatgatatagATGAACGTGAAGATTCTTATGACCTCTTGCGAGaatcaaaaagaaagaagaagaagctcGGACTAGAACCGATGGCCCACTTGTTAAATGAAGATTCGACCTCTAAAGAGCAATCACCTGCGACCGATTCTATCGTGTCACCATCTCGTGGTTCagaggaggaagaagagagCGATGTGATGTcttcagaagaagaggaagaagaagaggattTCATGGGTGATGAGCATGAAGATAAGAAGATTAAGATGGAATCAGAACTCACTACACCAGAATTCGTTAATGAAGAAGCTAATGAGAAATTACAGGTTGAAACATATGAAAGGATTGCTGAGGCCTCTTtgattaatgaaaaatatagaCCGAGCTGTTCGATACTACCAGAACCAATCTATAAAGAGCCATCAGAGCCTGATTTTTATGGCATTGCGGATCTACAAGAATACGTGAAGGACGATGAAGATATGTTGATATTACAGAAGCTTTGTAATATGACCCATGATACTAAAACGATCGGTCCATCTATTAAAACTGAGGCTGGAACAAAACCTGAAAGTGATTTCAAACCTGCCACTCACAGCAATGGATTGTTAGAGTACAGAATCTGGAAGCTCCGTGAAAAGCAAACGAATGTGAGACAAACAAAGGAATGGCAATTTAAGTTAAATGAGGGAGTCAGTTTTGACGCTGGTTTACTACTGAATAATAACCTATCATTCAAAGCAGAAGGGTTCAAAAAAGTTCCCGACAATCTCAAAGTATCATATCTACCACATCGTCGTAGAATTCACCAACCTTTGAATACTGTCCACCATCATGATGAAGCAACAGATGAACGTTCCAGTACCCCGtccaataataatacgAAGGTGGAGGAATCCTTACAATCTGAGTCAAGTGAGAACGTTTCTGTTGTTCAAGAAATTTCCTCTTCCAGAGATAATAGAGCCATTAATAGAAGATTTCAACAAGATATTGAAGCACAGAAGGCTGCTATTGGGTCAGAATCCGAACTTTTGAGTTTAAACCAACTTAACAAGCGTAAGAAGCCTGTCACTTTTGCCAGATCTGCCATTCATAATTGGGGGTTGTATGCCCTGGAGCCAATTGCTGCCAAAGAAATGATCATTGAATATGTTGGTGAAAGAATTAGGCAACCAGTAGCAGAAAtgagagaaaaaagatatctTAAGAACGGTATAGGGTCGAGTTATCTATTCAGGGTTGACGAAAACAATGTGATTGACGCCACCAAAAAGGGAGGCATTGCCAGATTCATCAACCATTGCTGTGATCCAAGTTGTACTGCCAAGATTATCAAAGTTGGTGgtaagagaagaattgtCATTTACGCGTTAAGAGATATTGccaaaaatgaagaattgacGTACGATTACAAGTTTGAACGAGAAcaggatgatgaagaaagattgCCATGCCTCTGTGGTGCTCCAAACTGTAAAGGGTTTTTGAATTAG